A window of the Acetobacter aceti NBRC 14818 genome harbors these coding sequences:
- a CDS encoding ribbon-helix-helix domain-containing protein, with protein MSRFAGLKKTVAPSVVEPAAQTVVEKARPRNPREGKRAVVGYFSPAVSKGLHQLALDTDTTIQGLIGEAIDDLMRKHGRHPFGER; from the coding sequence ATGAGTCGGTTTGCTGGTCTCAAAAAGACGGTCGCGCCATCGGTTGTGGAACCGGCAGCGCAAACGGTGGTAGAGAAAGCCCGCCCACGTAATCCGAGAGAAGGTAAGCGGGCTGTGGTGGGGTATTTTTCTCCAGCAGTTAGCAAGGGACTACATCAACTTGCGCTTGATACTGATACAACTATTCAGGGTTTGATCGGGGAGGCCATTGATGACTTGATGCGTAAGCACGGTCGTCATCCTTTTGGAGAGCGCTGA
- the parA gene encoding ParA family partition ATPase translates to MKTIAIISQKGGAGKTTLALHLATSASAAGYVSLILDTDPQATASSWKAWRGDVEPDVVDCAAHALLSRKLEQASELGAELSIIDTPPHADIMAREACRVADFLLIPCRPRAFDMDAVRTTAELVRASGKPAFVIFTAGPPRAPQVYKEAAEVVAQFGIPVAPVVLPERAVFHHSVGSGRTAQEAEPESKAAADIALLWNWVCDQVNMPSHKQDDTKTR, encoded by the coding sequence ATGAAAACAATCGCGATCATTAGTCAGAAGGGAGGCGCTGGGAAGACGACGCTTGCCCTACACTTGGCTACTAGTGCTAGTGCCGCTGGATACGTTTCTCTGATCCTCGATACCGATCCCCAAGCGACTGCAAGTTCATGGAAAGCATGGCGGGGGGATGTCGAGCCTGATGTGGTGGATTGTGCGGCGCACGCCTTGTTATCAAGAAAGCTGGAACAAGCGTCCGAACTGGGCGCAGAACTATCGATAATAGATACCCCCCCACATGCCGATATTATGGCGCGTGAGGCGTGTCGTGTCGCTGATTTCTTGTTAATTCCATGCAGACCACGTGCTTTCGATATGGACGCTGTTAGAACAACGGCGGAACTTGTGCGAGCCAGTGGCAAGCCTGCCTTCGTGATTTTTACTGCGGGTCCTCCTCGTGCGCCCCAAGTTTATAAGGAGGCGGCCGAGGTTGTGGCGCAGTTTGGTATCCCTGTTGCTCCTGTTGTTTTGCCTGAGCGTGCAGTTTTTCATCATAGCGTTGGTTCCGGTCGTACCGCGCAGGAAGCAGAGCCGGAAAGCAAGGCTGCTGCTGATATAGCACTGTTGTGGAATTGGGTGTGTGATCAAGTTAACATGCCATCACACAAACAAGATGACACAAAAACGCGTTAG
- a CDS encoding phage head-tail connector protein produces the protein MAEMTLIEVRTLLGLAEDAPDELLRSRLEAASEGLTLHTRLTADLHLNADASVDQVVTGIQSARDQVVTHMRQEIATMAQEMKDLRQHTARKSAEVWLKGLSKERVVSATAD, from the coding sequence ATGGCTGAGATGACGCTTATCGAGGTCCGCACCCTGCTTGGTCTTGCCGAGGATGCGCCCGACGAGCTTCTGCGCTCAAGGCTGGAAGCTGCATCGGAAGGCTTGACGCTGCACACGCGGCTGACGGCTGATCTGCACCTGAACGCGGATGCGTCGGTTGATCAGGTGGTGACGGGCATCCAGTCGGCGCGGGACCAGGTGGTCACGCACATGCGGCAGGAAATCGCCACGATGGCGCAGGAGATGAAAGACCTGCGGCAGCATACGGCTCGGAAAAGCGCCGAAGTGTGGCTGAAAGGACTGTCGAAAGAGCGGGTCGTGAGTGCGACCGCTGATTGA
- a CDS encoding Mu-like prophage major head subunit gpT family protein — translation MQMSTGNLSVLFTEFKNAFNQALESAQSYYKDVSMIVPSSTAISNYSFLTNFPHMREWAGSRTINHLGSKSFQIENRNWEQTVAVDRNDIEDDRYGFYAPIMRDMGIAAATHPDELIFSLLGEGFINPCLDGQPFFSKEHPQSPYNSGSTAVVSNVFGSGENAPWFLLDCSRPIRPLIFQNRRPPVFVQKTQPTDDGVFYRNQNLYGADARYNVGYGLWQLAFACTDPLTPYNYSVVRAAMMSQKSESGRPLGVRPTHLVTVPGNEGVALRLLRAENINATTNEWNGTVTPIITQYLLGASNATDTWGDVADFLSTGGSWKAGAGTTADGNPPSGT, via the coding sequence ATGCAAATGTCCACGGGGAACCTTTCGGTTCTCTTTACCGAATTTAAGAACGCCTTCAATCAGGCGCTTGAGAGTGCTCAGAGCTATTACAAGGATGTTTCGATGATTGTGCCGAGCAGCACGGCCATTTCGAACTATTCCTTTCTGACCAATTTCCCTCACATGAGGGAGTGGGCCGGATCGCGCACGATCAACCATCTCGGCAGCAAGTCCTTCCAGATAGAGAATCGGAACTGGGAGCAGACGGTCGCGGTGGATCGAAACGACATTGAAGATGACCGCTACGGTTTTTACGCGCCGATCATGCGCGATATGGGAATCGCGGCGGCGACGCATCCGGATGAACTGATCTTCAGTCTCCTCGGGGAAGGCTTCATCAATCCCTGTCTGGATGGACAGCCGTTCTTTTCCAAGGAGCATCCGCAGTCACCTTACAATTCAGGCAGCACGGCGGTGGTATCCAACGTGTTTGGCTCGGGTGAAAATGCGCCGTGGTTCCTGCTGGACTGTTCACGTCCCATCAGGCCGCTGATTTTCCAGAACAGGCGTCCGCCTGTTTTCGTGCAGAAAACACAGCCGACTGATGACGGTGTTTTCTACAGAAATCAGAATCTTTATGGCGCGGACGCCCGTTACAACGTGGGATATGGCCTGTGGCAGCTTGCCTTTGCCTGCACGGACCCGCTGACGCCCTATAACTATTCCGTGGTCCGTGCGGCCATGATGAGTCAGAAATCGGAGAGCGGGCGTCCTCTTGGCGTGCGTCCGACGCATCTGGTGACAGTTCCGGGGAACGAGGGCGTGGCGCTGCGCCTGCTCCGTGCCGAGAACATCAATGCGACCACCAATGAATGGAATGGGACGGTCACGCCGATCATCACCCAGTATCTGCTGGGCGCGTCGAACGCGACGGACACATGGGGCGATGTGGCTGACTTCCTCAGCACGGGCGGATCGTGGAAGGCCGGAGCCGGAACGACGGCGGACGGCAATCCACCGAGCGGCACATAA